In the Dolichospermum flos-aquae CCAP 1403/13F genome, TCCACCAGACAACACCGCAAGTTAAATTTTGAAAAAAGGGTTGTTGGATAACTGAACAATTTAGTCAAATCTACTAATTAGTTCGGTGATGATATTGAGGCTTGATTAGATGATTAAGGTGATTAATTGGTAGATATTGGAGCTAAAGTCAGTCGGGGAATTGTATCTACTTAGGGCTTGGATAAAATCTTTAGTTTTTCTCTTTTACAGGATATTCTCAGAGTATTTCTCATCTTCTCTGGTTTTGTCCAAACTATCAGTTTAAAAATATCTATGCAAATTACTGTGATGACTTTTAATCTCCGCTATGACAAACCAGATCCTGGGGTGCGTCAGTGGAAAAAGCGTGTAGGGGCAATTGCTTCTTTAATTCAACACTACAAACCGGATTTACTGGGTACACAGGAGGGTAAATCTGATCAACTGGCAGATTTACAAGCACTCTTACCGGAATATAACATTATTGGGGGCGATCGCACTGGTACAGGAAGCGGTGAACATTGTGCAATTTTTTATAATCCCCAATCCTTTAAACTTCAAGAAACACAAGATTTTTACCTCAGTGATACTCCAGAAATTCCTGGTAGTATTACTTGGGGAACTCGTTTACCGCGCATGGCCACTTGGGCTAATTTTGAAGTTAGTCATCTTGGTTTTTCCTTGACTATATTAAATACCCATTTAGATCACGAAAATGCCAAATCTAGGGAGTTAAGTGCAGTCCTAATTAGTCAACGTTTGGCTGAGTTTCCACCTGAAAACTACTTACTGCTAACGGGAGATTTTAACGCCAATCCTCGTACTCCAGAACGGCAAATTTTCCTATCCCCTCTAAGAAATGGTAAAAAATTACAAGATCCTTTAGCTACTCTTCCTCTAGAAAAACAGAAAACTTTTCACGATTTTACGGGTAAAGCCTGGGATGCTATTGATACTATATATTGCGATAGCTGCGCTTTTCAGACAGAACAAGTTATTATTGACCGTGAACAGTGGGAAGGGGTGTGGCCTTCTGACCATTTTCCAGTGATTGTGAAATTAACAATTCTCTAATTTGCATAATTCAAGCTGACTTCACGGTTACGGCTAACTGCAATCCCAAAGCATCAAGTACATTAGTCAAAGAATAAAATTCAATTTCTCCTTTTTCAGCAAGAATTTGGGCAAATCTATCGTAGGATTGCTGTACTGCTACGGAAAAATTATCAATTCCACCCTGAGCCTCAATCACATTTTTGAGTGCTTTATTTAACATAATAGGATCACCTTCTTCTATAACTACCTCAATATAAGCTGCTGCTTCTAGAGGATCTTGTAAGTATTTAATTAGTTTGGCATGATAACTTGTACTTCTAGGCATTGTTTCGACTCCGATAATCTTCCCAATATTCTTTAGCTTTAAGAATATCTTGGACTTGAGTGCTTTTATCACCACCACACAAAAGCAAAATAATTTTTGACCCTTCCTGTCCAAAGTATATCCGGTAGCCTGGTCCATAGTCTATTCTCAGTTCAAATACACCTTCTCCAACGGACTTATAATCCCCTAAATTACCATTTTCAACTCTGTCAAGTCTAGCTGTAATTTTGGCTTTGGCTCTTCTATCTCTTAGAGAATCAAACCAACTATCAAAAGGATCTGTATCATCTACTTTGAGGTAATTTTTAATTTCTCTGGGTTGGATGTTCATGGGCTGATGTTTTACGCTACTACACTCCCAACCTACATCTTTCTGTGTTAGATCCCAAGACTGTTAAGCTCCTACAACCTAGACTCTATACCTCTGCTTCACCAAATCCACCGCCAAATTAATCGCTGCTTTCATACTTGTCGCGTCAGCAATCCCTTTTCCCGCAATATCAAACGCCGTTCCATGATCTGGTGAAGTCCGCACAAATGGTAAACCAATGGTAGTATTTACAGCCCGATCAAAAGCCATCAACTTGACCGGAATTAAACCCTGATCATGATAAAGTGCTAAGTAAGCATCAGCAGGATTTTTGATCACGGAATTACCATACCAAGCTTGACCCGGTTTTACCCACATTGTATCTGGGGGCATGGGTCCTTCTAGCTGTAAATGCGGGCGTTT is a window encoding:
- a CDS encoding endonuclease/exonuclease/phosphatase family protein; the encoded protein is MDKIFSFSLLQDILRVFLIFSGFVQTISLKISMQITVMTFNLRYDKPDPGVRQWKKRVGAIASLIQHYKPDLLGTQEGKSDQLADLQALLPEYNIIGGDRTGTGSGEHCAIFYNPQSFKLQETQDFYLSDTPEIPGSITWGTRLPRMATWANFEVSHLGFSLTILNTHLDHENAKSRELSAVLISQRLAEFPPENYLLLTGDFNANPRTPERQIFLSPLRNGKKLQDPLATLPLEKQKTFHDFTGKAWDAIDTIYCDSCAFQTEQVIIDREQWEGVWPSDHFPVIVKLTIL
- a CDS encoding helix-turn-helix domain-containing transcriptional regulator; the protein is MPRSTSYHAKLIKYLQDPLEAAAYIEVVIEEGDPIMLNKALKNVIEAQGGIDNFSVAVQQSYDRFAQILAEKGEIEFYSLTNVLDALGLQLAVTVKSA
- a CDS encoding type II toxin-antitoxin system RelE/ParE family toxin, giving the protein MNIQPREIKNYLKVDDTDPFDSWFDSLRDRRAKAKITARLDRVENGNLGDYKSVGEGVFELRIDYGPGYRIYFGQEGSKIILLLCGGDKSTQVQDILKAKEYWEDYRSRNNA